A section of the Alkalicoccobacillus plakortidis genome encodes:
- the purN gene encoding phosphoribosylglycinamide formyltransferase yields MKIAVFASGTGSNAEALINASIANQLGGEVVLLISDKPGAGALAKAEGYGVQSIALAPKSFTSKAEYEAEVVARLQDHDVDFLCLAGYMRLVGPTLLHAYEGRIVNIHPSLLPDFPGLDAVGQALEAGVSETGVTIHFVDAGMDTGPIIAQKKVSIEAGDTNESVLQKIQAVEHELYPRTIKQIMESNDLGGDGHNE; encoded by the coding sequence ATGAAAATAGCCGTATTTGCTTCAGGAACCGGTTCTAATGCAGAAGCACTTATAAATGCGTCCATTGCGAACCAGCTTGGTGGCGAAGTGGTTTTACTTATTTCTGATAAACCTGGGGCAGGAGCTCTTGCAAAAGCGGAAGGCTATGGCGTTCAATCAATAGCACTTGCACCAAAATCATTTACCTCAAAAGCAGAATATGAAGCAGAAGTGGTTGCTCGTCTGCAGGATCACGACGTTGATTTTTTATGCCTTGCTGGTTACATGAGACTAGTTGGACCAACGTTGTTACATGCCTATGAGGGACGAATTGTGAATATTCACCCATCCTTGCTCCCGGATTTTCCAGGCTTAGATGCAGTAGGCCAGGCACTGGAAGCTGGAGTCAGTGAGACAGGTGTGACGATTCACTTTGTTGATGCTGGAATGGATACTGGGCCTATTATTGCACAGAAAAAGGTATCAATAGAAGCCGGAGATACAAACGAGAGTGTCTTACAGAAGATCCAAGCAGTGGAGCATGAATTATACCCACGTACAATCAAACAGATCATGGAGAGCAATGACTTAGGAGGAGACGGACATAATGAGTAA
- the purM gene encoding phosphoribosylformylglycinamidine cyclo-ligase, which translates to MSDAYKQAGVDIEAGYESVKRMGQHVKRTARPGVLGGLGGFGGNFDLSSLNYKEPVLVSGTDGVGTKLMLAFMMDKHDTIGVDAVAMCVNDIVVQGAEPLYFLDYIACGKSDPERIEAIVKGVADGCEQAGCALIGGETAEMPGMYDPEEYDLAGFSVGAVEKSELITGDAIKPGDVVIGLSSSGLHSNGFSLVRHVLLEKAGYSLTDQVEALDGRLGDVLLTPTKIYVKPLLAAIKNHTVNGLAHITGGGFYENVPRMLPAGTKVEIDNGSWPVPPIFQLLKEKGEISERDLFSTFNMGIGMMVVVPESEHLDVIRTLEAQGEQAYIIGRVTEGEGITIGGIDS; encoded by the coding sequence ATGTCAGATGCATACAAACAAGCCGGTGTTGATATAGAAGCAGGCTATGAATCAGTTAAACGAATGGGACAGCATGTTAAACGTACAGCCCGCCCTGGTGTTCTTGGAGGTTTAGGTGGGTTTGGCGGTAACTTTGATCTGTCATCATTAAACTATAAAGAACCGGTTTTAGTATCAGGTACGGATGGAGTAGGCACAAAGCTAATGCTTGCTTTTATGATGGACAAACATGACACCATTGGCGTTGACGCTGTTGCCATGTGTGTGAACGATATTGTTGTACAGGGTGCTGAGCCACTTTATTTTCTAGATTACATTGCCTGCGGGAAATCAGATCCGGAGCGAATTGAAGCCATTGTTAAAGGAGTGGCAGACGGCTGTGAACAAGCTGGCTGTGCATTAATTGGTGGAGAAACAGCAGAGATGCCAGGTATGTATGATCCCGAAGAATATGATTTAGCTGGATTTTCTGTTGGAGCTGTTGAAAAGTCAGAACTCATTACTGGGGATGCGATCAAACCTGGAGATGTAGTGATAGGGCTTAGTTCAAGTGGGTTGCATAGTAATGGTTTTTCCCTCGTGAGACATGTGTTGCTTGAAAAAGCAGGCTACTCCCTAACAGATCAAGTAGAAGCATTAGATGGACGTTTAGGGGATGTATTACTAACACCAACAAAAATTTATGTGAAGCCCCTTTTAGCGGCAATAAAAAATCATACGGTGAATGGCCTCGCTCATATTACAGGAGGCGGCTTTTACGAAAATGTTCCAAGAATGCTACCTGCTGGAACAAAAGTAGAGATTGATAATGGCTCATGGCCAGTTCCACCTATTTTTCAGCTGTTAAAGGAAAAAGGAGAAATTAGTGAACGTGATCTTTTCTCTACATTTAATATGGGAATTGGCATGATGGTTGTTGTTCCTGAGAGTGAGCATCTGGATGTGATTCGCACCCTTGAAGCACAAGGAGAACAAGCATACATCATTGGACGTGTAACTGAGGGTGAAGGCATCACTATTGGAGGCATTGATTCATGA